The nucleotide sequence AACGAGAATGAATTGCTTGAAGAATGTTTGAAACGAGAACTATTTGAAGAATTGAACGTTAAAGCAAACGTTGGCGAATGTTTGTTGAAGAAAAAAAATATTTATCCCGACGGGGGAGAGTTTGAAGTTTCGTATTTCCTGATAGATAATTTCACTGGGAAAATTCGCAATAAAATTTTTGAAAAAATACTGTGGATTAATATTGCCGAACTTCCTTCGCTTGATATGCTTGAAGGAAATAGGGAAATAGTACTTATGTTGATGGAGAAGCAATGATATGAGAATTGAGATATGAGATATGAGATGTGTGTTTTGTGTTTGTTGGTTAGCTCGTTTGCTCGTTAGTTAGTTTTACCAATGACGAATGACCAATTACCAATTACTATTTTCGAGTTACGAAGGCTTTATTTAAAGTCGAAGAAACCAATCCAACGACGATTAAATGACTTCGCAAAAATAAAACCAAGCGAATATTTTTACGAACTTGCCTATTGCTTACTCACGCCGCAAACAAAAGCTGAAAGTGCTGATAAAGCAATTCGTGTGTTGAAAGAAAAAGATTTTCAACACGAGGATTTCCCACTCGAAGATATATTACGAAGCAAAGAGTTTTATATTCGTTTTCACAATACAAAAGCAAAACACTTGCGAGCACTGAAAGAAGACTTTGCGAATCATTTTTCTGAAATTTCAAAAGAGAAATCACCGTACGAATTGCGAGAATATTTAGTGAAGAATGTTTTAGGAATGGGATACAAAGAATCATCGCATTTTCTTCGCAACATCGGCAAACGCGAATTGGCAATTATTGATAGACATATTTTGAAAGGGTTGTTGCGTTGCGGAGTTTTGCAATCGCTACCAAAAACACTTTCGAGAAAAACATATTTGGAAATTGAACAACAGTTTCTCGCGTTTTCCAAAAAAGTAAAAATCTCGATGGACGAACTCGATTTACTTTTTTGGAGTATGGTAACGGGGGAAATACTCAAGTGAAAATAGTCTGTAGTTTGAAATTGGAAAAAGAAAAGAATAAATTTTGCCAGCAATTATGAACGGAATAGTTTTCAACGAACAAATCAAACAAGAAATTGTTTCGCGCTTGACGAGTAATTTCAAAGTGAAGGATATTATTCTTTTCGGAAGTTATGCTTGGGGAACGCCGCATGAAGATAGCGATATTGATTTGGTGGTTGTGTTAGATGAGCAAGGAATGGCGCAAAGTTACAAGGAATACTGCGACCGAAGAATAAATGTATCTCGAACAATAATAGATATTCGCTCGAAAATTCCGATGGATTTGTTGGTGTATTCAAAAGACGAATGGAGCAAACTTGTTGATGTGGATAGTTACTTTATTCGGGAAATTAACAACAATGGTGTTCGACTCGTATGAAAACAAAAACAACAGAATGGATTGAATTTGCTCAGCGCGATATTTCATTAGCAGAGGACATCATGCAAGAGGAGTATTATGCGAACATAGTTCTTTTTCATTGCCAGCAAGCCATTGAAAAAATATTGAAAGCCACGTTAGAAGAACATTCCTTGACCATTCCGAAGATTCATAATGTCTTAACACTCTTTGATGTATTGCCAGGAGAAGTAAAAACAAGACTACCACTTACCCGAGAAGAATTTCTTCCGATTGAAGACATTTATATTGATATGCGTTATCCTTCACAGCACGGAATTTTACCTTCGGGTTTCCCTACGAAAGAACAAGCGAAGGAAATTTTTGTGATTGCGAAAAGTATTTTTGATAAAGTGTTGGCAGTGTTGAAATGAGTAAT is from Ignavibacteria bacterium and encodes:
- a CDS encoding (deoxy)nucleoside triphosphate pyrophosphohydrolase — encoded protein: MKLRIFLPKFFEMIHVAVGIIEKSDRVLLCQRKRSSRYALKWEFPGGKMNENELLEECLKRELFEELNVKANVGECLLKKKNIYPDGGEFEVSYFLIDNFTGKIRNKIFEKILWINIAELPSLDMLEGNREIVLMLMEKQ
- a CDS encoding N-glycosylase/DNA lyase; the protein is MTNDQLPITIFELRRLYLKSKKPIQRRLNDFAKIKPSEYFYELAYCLLTPQTKAESADKAIRVLKEKDFQHEDFPLEDILRSKEFYIRFHNTKAKHLRALKEDFANHFSEISKEKSPYELREYLVKNVLGMGYKESSHFLRNIGKRELAIIDRHILKGLLRCGVLQSLPKTLSRKTYLEIEQQFLAFSKKVKISMDELDLLFWSMVTGEILK
- a CDS encoding nucleotidyltransferase domain-containing protein; its protein translation is MNGIVFNEQIKQEIVSRLTSNFKVKDIILFGSYAWGTPHEDSDIDLVVVLDEQGMAQSYKEYCDRRINVSRTIIDIRSKIPMDLLVYSKDEWSKLVDVDSYFIREINNNGVRLV
- a CDS encoding HEPN domain-containing protein → MKTKTTEWIEFAQRDISLAEDIMQEEYYANIVLFHCQQAIEKILKATLEEHSLTIPKIHNVLTLFDVLPGEVKTRLPLTREEFLPIEDIYIDMRYPSQHGILPSGFPTKEQAKEIFVIAKSIFDKVLAVLK